In Puntigrus tetrazona isolate hp1 chromosome 18, ASM1883169v1, whole genome shotgun sequence, one genomic interval encodes:
- the LOC122362582 gene encoding LOW QUALITY PROTEIN: forkhead box protein F1-like (The sequence of the model RefSeq protein was modified relative to this genomic sequence to represent the inferred CDS: inserted 1 base in 1 codon; deleted 1 base in 1 codon), protein MTAEVQQPSVQPPAHSSPMSEKPHGQTPVMETSSSSSSTKTKKTNAGIRRPEKPPYSYIALIVMAIQSSPTKRLTLSEIYQFLQSRFPFFRGSYQGWKNSVRHNLSLNECFIKLPKGLGRPGKGHYWTIDPASEFMFEXGSFRRRPRGFRRKCQALKPSMYSMMNGLGFNHIPESYNFQGGGGGLSCPPNSLPLESGIGTMNGHLVSNMEGMGLTGHSMSHLSTNSGHSYMGSCTGSSGSEYPHHDNSASPLLASGGVMEPHAVYSSTASVWPPASPASLNNGASYIKQPLSPCNPGANQLQPSLPTHSLEQSYMHQNGHGTTDLQGIPRYHSQSPSMCDRKEFVFSFNSMTSSSLHSPGSSSYYHHQQVSYQDIKPCVM, encoded by the exons ATGACTGCTGAAGTCCAGCAGCCCTCCGTGCAGCCCCCTGCTCACAGTAGCCCAATGTCGGAGAAACCGCACGGACAGACGCCTGTGATGGAgacctcctcttcctcctccagcaccaaaacaaaaaagacgAACGCTGGAATCCGTCGTCCGGAAAAGCCCCCTTATTCTTACATCGCTCTTATTGTCATGGCTATCCAGAGCTCTCCAACCAAACGACTGACTCTGAGCGAAATTTACCAGTTTCTCCAGAGCcgctttcctttttttagaGGCTCATATCAAGGCTGGAAAAACTCGGTACGTCACAATCTGTCTCTGAACGAGTGCTTTATTAAGCTGCCCAAGGGTCTGGGCAGACCCGGGAAGGGTCACTACTGGACTATCGACCCTGCCAGCGAGTTCATGTTTG GAGGATCTTTCCGTAGGAGGCCGCGGGGATTCAGGCGCAAATGTCAGGCGCTAAAACCTTCCATGTACAGCATGATGAACGGACTGGGATTCAATCACATACCAGAGTCCTATAACTTTCAGGGGGGCGGCGGGGGCCTGTCTTGTCCTCCAAACAGTTTACCTTTGGAGAGTGGGATTGGGACGATGAATGGACATTTGGTTAGCAATATGGAAGGAATGGGCTTAACAGGACACTCCATGTCCCATCTATCAACTAATAGTGGACATTCCTATATGGGCAGTTGCACGGGATCATCGGGAAGTGAATACCCCCACCACGACAACTCTGCATCGCCGCTTCTTGCCAGCGGGGGAGTGATGGAACCGCATGCCGTGTATTCTAGCACAGCCTCGGTCTGGCCTCCAGCGTCCCCGGCCTCTCTAAACAACGGGGCGTCTTACATCAAACAGCCGCTCTCTCCGTGCAACCCTGGAGCCAATCAACTGCAGCCCAGCTTA CCCACACACTCTCTGGAACAGTCCTACATGCACCAGAATGGCCACGGAACCACTGACCTTCAAG GTATACCGCGCTATCATTCCCAATCGCCCAGCATGTGTGACAGGAAAgagtttgtcttttcttttaacTCCATGACCTCTTCATCACTGCACTCACCAGGGAGTAGCTCGTACTACCACCATCAGCAGGTCTCCTATCAGGACATAAAACCCTGTGTGATGTGA